One region of Flavobacterium sp. KACC 22763 genomic DNA includes:
- a CDS encoding RidA family protein, translated as MSEIKKNSRNSENAPKSPFSTQTVAFSHYNNFSAQLPIDPKTGEIVSGDIKEQAKQCLTNIQAIVESIGHVMDDAVKLTIFLKNISDIEAVDEVYKTFFKSNLPTRTTVAVDALPLEGALIQIDTLISNGEGTTPQKALELVKVTRNTENAPKSIHAHNVAFSHYSNISAQLPIDPQSGKIVEGGVKEQAEQCLENIKAILESIGHVMNDVVKTTIFLKNISDAEVVNEVLAKFFPNYVPARTIVSASALPMGALVQIDTAVSHGDGTPPQLPEDARFLVIEANSTENAPKVPYSHTVAYSHYNHISGQLPLVSENNQIVSGGIKEQAVQCLNNIKAIVESIDHKMDDIVKINIQLKNVADITAVNEIYTSFFNGDLPARTVIGVSEIPLNALIQIDAVVSNSEGTPA; from the coding sequence ATGAGCGAAATTAAAAAGAACTCGAGAAACTCAGAAAATGCGCCAAAAAGCCCATTTTCAACGCAAACAGTAGCGTTTTCTCATTACAACAATTTTTCAGCACAATTGCCTATCGATCCTAAAACTGGAGAGATTGTTAGTGGCGATATTAAAGAACAGGCAAAACAATGTTTGACAAATATCCAAGCAATTGTAGAAAGCATCGGTCATGTTATGGATGATGCTGTAAAACTAACTATTTTCTTAAAGAATATTTCTGATATAGAAGCAGTAGACGAAGTATACAAAACATTCTTCAAAAGCAATCTTCCAACTCGTACAACGGTTGCCGTAGATGCTTTGCCATTAGAAGGAGCTTTAATTCAGATAGATACTCTTATCTCAAACGGCGAGGGAACAACTCCGCAAAAAGCTTTGGAATTAGTTAAAGTAACTAGAAATACAGAAAACGCACCAAAGAGCATACACGCCCATAACGTAGCTTTTTCGCACTATAGTAATATTTCAGCTCAATTGCCTATTGATCCACAATCTGGTAAAATTGTTGAGGGTGGTGTAAAAGAGCAAGCAGAACAATGTTTAGAAAATATTAAAGCTATTTTAGAAAGCATTGGACATGTTATGAACGATGTGGTTAAAACTACAATTTTTCTTAAGAACATTTCAGATGCTGAAGTTGTAAACGAAGTTTTAGCAAAATTCTTCCCAAACTATGTTCCGGCTAGAACAATTGTTAGTGCTTCTGCTTTGCCAATGGGTGCTTTGGTGCAGATTGATACTGCAGTCTCACATGGTGACGGAACACCTCCCCAACTTCCAGAAGATGCACGTTTTCTAGTAATTGAAGCAAATAGCACAGAAAATGCACCAAAAGTTCCATATTCACACACAGTTGCTTATTCACATTACAATCATATTTCGGGTCAATTGCCTTTGGTTTCAGAAAACAATCAAATAGTGAGCGGTGGAATTAAAGAGCAAGCTGTACAATGTTTAAACAATATCAAAGCAATTGTAGAAAGCATTGATCACAAAATGGATGACATTGTTAAAATAAACATTCAGCTTAAAAATGTGGCTGATATTACTGCTGTAAACGAAATCTATACTTCATTTTTCAATGGAGATTTGCCAGCAAGAACGGTAATTGGAGTTTCAGAAATTCCTTTGAATGCTTTAATCCAAATTGATGCTGTAGTTTCTAACAGCGAAGGCACGCCAGCTTAA
- a CDS encoding urea transporter codes for MKKIKSIVETVLKGIGQIMLQESAWTGLLFLIAISYDSILMGVAALLSSIIGTATAKICNFSDENIKAGLYGFNATLVGVGLVFFFETSLLIWFLLVLGSVLSTLLMEFSIRKKIPFFTFPFIVITVIAVLSIQHFGLAVARIPAVNVEMKELEDFAVAAHAYSEVIFQGTIAAGLLFFIGVFLNNPTAALYGFLAAVIAAAIAHFDQDSVKLIEDGMFSFNAVLCGIACSGTKPRDGLYVLLSVVIATYFDIFMMHNGWITLTFPFVLSMWVIVFLKKIVGRFESKTVIVEEN; via the coding sequence ATGAAAAAAATAAAATCAATAGTAGAAACAGTGCTTAAAGGCATTGGACAAATCATGCTTCAAGAAAGTGCTTGGACAGGATTATTATTTTTAATTGCGATATCTTATGATTCTATCCTGATGGGAGTTGCAGCTTTGCTGAGTTCTATAATCGGTACTGCGACAGCAAAAATTTGCAATTTCAGTGACGAAAATATAAAAGCAGGTTTATACGGATTTAATGCAACGTTAGTCGGAGTAGGATTAGTTTTCTTCTTTGAAACCAGTCTGTTAATATGGTTTTTACTTGTTTTAGGATCTGTACTAAGCACATTGCTAATGGAATTTTCTATTCGTAAAAAGATTCCCTTTTTCACCTTTCCTTTTATTGTCATCACGGTAATTGCTGTTTTGAGTATTCAGCACTTTGGATTAGCGGTTGCAAGAATTCCTGCAGTTAATGTAGAGATGAAGGAACTTGAAGATTTTGCAGTAGCAGCACATGCTTATAGTGAAGTGATTTTTCAAGGAACTATTGCCGCAGGTTTGCTGTTTTTTATTGGGGTTTTTCTCAACAACCCTACAGCAGCTTTATACGGATTTCTAGCGGCGGTAATTGCAGCGGCGATTGCACATTTTGATCAAGATTCTGTAAAATTAATAGAAGATGGAATGTTTAGTTTCAACGCTGTTTTATGCGGAATTGCATGCAGCGGAACAAAACCAAGAGATGGATTATATGTATTGCTTTCAGTAGTAATAGCAACATACTTTGACATTTTTATGATGCATAACGGATGGATTACACTTACGTTTCCATTTGTTTTATCGATGTGGGTAATTGTTTTCCTTAAAAAAATAGTAGGCCGTTTTGAAAGTAAAACGGTAATTGTAGAAGAAAATTAA
- a CDS encoding ankyrin repeat domain-containing protein, with protein sequence MKKTIIVLLILIMPIGSCQPVWAFKKNEIMQKDILQLVHQNDISGVAKALENGANVNAVDNNKRSLLLIATMGKQTEMAKILVKHKADVNQQAENRDSPFLYAGASGQTELVRLFLNNGARFDIFNRYNGSALIPACERGHVETVRLLANTKNFPIDHVNRLGWTALMEAIVLGDGSLKYQQIVQILKDAGSRMDIPDHDGVTPLQHAQAKGFKEIVTIIK encoded by the coding sequence ATGAAAAAAACTATAATTGTTTTATTAATACTAATAATGCCTATTGGTTCTTGTCAGCCGGTTTGGGCCTTTAAAAAAAATGAAATTATGCAAAAAGATATTCTGCAGCTAGTACATCAGAATGATATTTCTGGGGTTGCGAAAGCTTTAGAAAATGGAGCAAATGTAAATGCTGTTGATAATAATAAGCGCTCTCTGTTGCTAATTGCAACAATGGGTAAGCAGACAGAAATGGCAAAGATATTAGTAAAACATAAGGCAGATGTGAATCAGCAGGCAGAAAACAGGGACAGCCCATTTTTGTATGCAGGTGCAAGCGGACAGACAGAACTGGTACGCTTATTTTTGAACAATGGTGCACGCTTCGATATCTTCAATCGCTACAACGGTTCGGCACTTATACCCGCATGCGAACGTGGTCATGTAGAAACGGTTAGATTACTTGCCAATACTAAGAACTTTCCGATCGATCATGTTAATCGTTTAGGTTGGACTGCTTTAATGGAGGCTATCGTGCTGGGAGACGGAAGCTTAAAATACCAGCAGATTGTTCAGATTCTAAAAGATGCAGGATCAAGAATGGATATACCTGACCATGATGGAGTAACTCCGCTACAGCATGCGCAGGCAAAAGGATTTAAAGAAATTGTGACTATCATAAAGTGA
- a CDS encoding amidohydrolase encodes MEKRGISRKDFLKSSGLGLAGIAFMPSILQGQNSHLQKDQTTALGNSYVLKNVRLETGFEFEGEEVVGTKTGLFSVEIQNGKIKKISSNVTGKEAIDAKGMLMLPSFRDMHIHLDKTLYAEKWRAVRRSGGIKGMIALEQKTLPDMLKNSTYKAEKLIELLQSHGTGFARSHVNIEPTSKLDSLKNLQIALANKKNSFGAELVAFPQHGLYYTDSLPYMKEAAKMDIDFIGGLDPTNVDGSIQKTMDTTIQLALDNNKGIDIHLHESGKSGLDTIEYLINKVNENPVLKGKTFVSHAFALATLDKVKQEAIAEQLAAAQVGIISTIPFGGAIMPIPTLLKHGVNVMTGNDSIVDYWSTMGTGSVLQKANLAAQLYGQVSEFGLSRMLKLATAGSIPLDDKGVQQWPKEGDDADLILVDASCSAEAVSRISPIKSLIYKGNIVF; translated from the coding sequence ATGGAGAAGCGAGGTATTTCACGTAAAGATTTTCTAAAGAGTTCTGGATTAGGTTTGGCAGGTATTGCCTTTATGCCATCAATACTACAAGGGCAAAATAGTCATTTGCAGAAAGATCAAACAACAGCATTGGGAAATTCTTATGTTTTGAAAAATGTTCGTCTGGAAACTGGTTTTGAATTTGAAGGAGAAGAAGTTGTGGGAACTAAAACAGGGCTTTTTTCTGTAGAAATTCAGAATGGTAAAATAAAGAAAATTAGCTCTAACGTAACTGGTAAGGAAGCAATAGATGCTAAAGGAATGCTAATGTTGCCGTCTTTTAGAGACATGCACATTCATTTGGACAAAACGCTGTATGCTGAAAAATGGCGTGCAGTACGTCGTTCTGGAGGAATAAAGGGAATGATTGCACTGGAGCAGAAAACATTGCCTGATATGCTGAAAAACTCTACATATAAGGCTGAAAAACTTATAGAATTATTGCAGTCGCACGGAACAGGATTTGCCCGCAGCCATGTCAATATTGAGCCAACATCTAAACTGGATTCACTTAAAAATCTTCAAATTGCACTGGCAAACAAAAAGAATAGTTTTGGAGCGGAGCTGGTAGCTTTTCCGCAACACGGTTTGTACTATACAGACTCACTTCCTTATATGAAGGAAGCTGCAAAAATGGATATTGATTTTATAGGAGGCTTAGATCCTACAAATGTGGATGGTTCAATTCAAAAAACAATGGATACCACGATTCAGCTTGCTCTGGACAACAATAAAGGAATTGACATCCACTTGCATGAATCAGGAAAATCCGGTCTTGATACTATAGAATACTTAATTAATAAAGTGAATGAAAACCCTGTTCTAAAAGGAAAAACCTTTGTCAGCCATGCCTTTGCTCTTGCTACTTTAGATAAAGTCAAACAGGAAGCAATTGCAGAACAGTTGGCTGCTGCACAAGTGGGGATTATTTCTACAATACCTTTTGGCGGGGCGATTATGCCGATTCCAACATTATTAAAACACGGAGTAAATGTTATGACAGGAAATGATAGTATTGTAGATTATTGGAGCACTATGGGAACCGGAAGCGTATTGCAGAAAGCCAATCTAGCGGCGCAATTATACGGACAGGTTTCTGAATTCGGATTGTCTAGAATGCTCAAGTTGGCAACAGCAGGATCTATTCCGTTAGATGACAAAGGTGTGCAGCAATGGCCAAAAGAAGGTGATGATGCCGATCTGATACTTGTCGATGCCAGCTGTTCTGCAGAAGCAGTTTCTCGCATATCGCCAATAAAATCTCTGATTTACAAAGGGAATATCGTTTTCTAA
- a CDS encoding TonB-dependent receptor, with amino-acid sequence MRNKLFTAIVIVLLAVQNGFAQEVNKPEAKKIEVNKSEADTVHLSKIVISNIDFRKQIMKVDLKMSPVNSAQDLLRKVPGLFIAQHAGGGKAEQIFLRGFDNDHGTDISVMADGMPVNIVSHAHGQGYADLHFLIPETIKDIDFGKGSYYADKGDFNTSGYVNFSTFDRLDNNLFKIEGGSFNTMRAVTMLNLLDKNNKDKSFYVAGEFNYTDGPFDVKQDFTRVNFLAKYSQWIDEKQYISILGSTFTSNWNASGQIPERAVEEGIISRWGSIDPTEGGRTSRTNLAINYKYLANENEEFSSNLFYSKYNFNLFSNFTFFLNDPVYGDEIQQTDNRSIYGLENKYVRRFAFENSNMTWTSGAGFRFDDIKDLQLNHVYQRDLLLDRLSDGSATEVNVHGYTSLDYRVGKWLINPSVRLDYFTFSLHDRLASLPAAKEASAARISPKLNISYTQNQNVQWYIKSGFGFHSNDVRVVVAQDGKDILPYSFGSDLGVILRPTANMIIQPAIWHMYLQQEFVYVGDEAVVEPSGKTRRLGFDLSLRYQPISWLYLDGDLNYAHARFIDEPKGEDYIPLVPTLTSTGGVAVKLPSGFSANLRYRYMDSRPAIEDNSVRTRGYFVNDLVLAYGKRKWEVNMQFQNIFNTKWNEAQFETETRLRDEASSVSELCFTPGTPFAVKAGISYKF; translated from the coding sequence ATGAGAAACAAACTTTTTACAGCAATTGTAATAGTATTGTTAGCGGTGCAGAATGGATTTGCTCAAGAAGTAAATAAGCCAGAAGCAAAAAAAATAGAAGTAAACAAATCAGAAGCAGATACAGTGCATCTGAGCAAAATAGTAATTAGTAATATCGACTTCAGAAAACAAATAATGAAAGTCGATTTAAAAATGTCACCTGTAAATTCTGCACAGGATCTATTACGAAAAGTTCCAGGATTATTTATTGCCCAGCATGCCGGAGGCGGTAAAGCAGAACAAATATTTTTGCGAGGTTTTGATAATGATCATGGAACCGATATCAGCGTTATGGCTGACGGAATGCCAGTAAACATAGTCTCACATGCACATGGACAGGGATATGCCGATTTGCATTTTCTGATTCCAGAAACAATCAAAGATATCGATTTTGGTAAAGGATCTTATTATGCAGATAAAGGAGATTTTAATACTTCAGGCTACGTCAATTTTAGCACTTTTGACAGATTGGACAATAATCTTTTCAAAATTGAAGGAGGTTCGTTTAATACGATGCGAGCGGTTACAATGCTTAATCTTTTAGATAAAAACAACAAGGATAAGAGTTTTTATGTTGCTGGAGAATTCAATTATACAGACGGACCGTTTGATGTCAAACAGGATTTTACACGCGTTAATTTTTTGGCGAAGTACAGCCAGTGGATTGATGAAAAACAATACATCTCTATTTTAGGATCTACTTTTACTTCAAACTGGAATGCTTCGGGACAGATTCCAGAAAGAGCAGTAGAAGAAGGAATTATAAGCAGGTGGGGATCTATAGATCCAACTGAAGGCGGAAGGACTTCGAGAACAAACCTTGCTATAAATTATAAATACTTAGCCAATGAGAATGAAGAGTTTTCAAGCAATTTATTCTATTCTAAATATAATTTTAATCTGTTTTCAAATTTTACTTTTTTTCTAAATGATCCTGTTTACGGAGACGAGATTCAGCAAACTGATAATCGTTCTATTTATGGACTTGAAAATAAGTATGTCCGAAGATTTGCATTTGAAAATAGCAACATGACTTGGACATCAGGAGCGGGATTTCGTTTTGATGATATCAAGGACTTACAATTAAATCATGTCTATCAGCGTGATTTATTGTTAGATAGATTATCTGATGGATCTGCTACAGAAGTCAATGTTCATGGTTATACTTCACTTGATTATAGAGTAGGGAAATGGCTCATCAATCCATCGGTAAGGTTAGACTATTTTACGTTTAGTCTTCATGATCGACTTGCTAGTTTACCTGCTGCAAAAGAGGCTTCGGCGGCTAGAATAAGTCCAAAATTGAATATTTCGTATACACAGAACCAAAATGTGCAATGGTATATTAAGTCTGGTTTTGGATTTCATTCCAACGACGTAAGAGTTGTTGTAGCGCAAGATGGAAAAGACATTCTTCCGTACTCTTTTGGAAGTGATCTTGGAGTTATTCTTCGTCCAACTGCCAATATGATTATTCAGCCGGCGATCTGGCACATGTATTTGCAACAGGAATTTGTATATGTTGGAGACGAAGCAGTGGTAGAGCCGTCAGGAAAAACACGTCGTTTGGGTTTTGATTTGAGTTTGAGATATCAGCCTATTTCTTGGCTTTATTTAGACGGAGACCTTAATTATGCCCATGCCCGTTTTATTGATGAGCCAAAAGGAGAAGATTATATTCCGTTAGTACCAACTCTTACCAGTACTGGAGGCGTGGCAGTAAAACTTCCATCAGGGTTTTCTGCAAATTTAAGATACCGCTATATGGATTCTAGACCTGCCATAGAAGATAATTCGGTAAGAACACGAGGCTATTTCGTTAATGATCTTGTCTTGGCTTATGGAAAAAGAAAGTGGGAAGTAAACATGCAGTTTCAAAACATATTTAATACCAAATGGAATGAAGCGCAATTTGAAACAGAAACCAGACTTAGAGACGAAGCTAGTTCAGTATCAGAATTATGTTTTACTCCCGGAACTCCTTTCGCTGTAAAAGCCGGAATAAGCTACAAATTTTAA
- the ureG gene encoding urease accessory protein UreG, with translation METRKYVKVGVAGPVGSGKTALLERLSRKMLNDYNLGVITNDIYTKEDAEFMVKNSLLPKEKIIGVETGGCPHTAIREDASMNLEAVDELVSRFPDIELILIESGGDNLSATFSPDLADVTIFVIDVAEGEKIPRKGGPGITRSDLLLINKIDLAPYVGASLEVMENDARRMRKGAPFVFSNLRSTEGIDEVIGWIKKYALLEDIEEPNLVR, from the coding sequence ATGGAAACTAGAAAATATGTAAAAGTAGGAGTGGCAGGACCTGTTGGATCAGGAAAAACTGCATTGTTAGAACGTTTGAGCCGAAAAATGCTAAACGATTATAATTTAGGCGTAATCACCAATGACATCTATACAAAGGAAGATGCCGAATTTATGGTAAAAAATAGTCTTTTACCAAAAGAAAAAATCATTGGAGTAGAGACTGGAGGTTGCCCTCACACAGCGATTCGCGAAGATGCGAGTATGAATTTGGAAGCAGTAGATGAATTGGTTTCGCGCTTTCCAGATATCGAATTAATTCTAATTGAAAGCGGTGGAGATAACCTTTCAGCAACCTTCTCGCCAGATTTAGCCGATGTGACAATTTTCGTAATTGACGTTGCAGAAGGAGAAAAAATCCCTCGTAAAGGCGGACCTGGTATTACAAGATCAGATTTGCTTTTGATTAATAAAATTGACTTAGCGCCTTATGTTGGAGCGAGTTTAGAGGTAATGGAAAACGATGCACGTAGAATGAGAAAAGGGGCACCGTTTGTATTTTCAAATCTTAGATCTACAGAAGGAATTGATGAAGTTATTGGCTGGATCAAGAAATATGCATTGCTAGAAGATATCGAAGAACCAAATTTAGTTCGTTAA
- a CDS encoding helix-turn-helix domain-containing protein: MDKSERNHSVSVIGIQEFRDDQFAGNVEILFNDLHGARIIEKPHSHDFFTISLFEKANGVHSIDSIDYPISDYQVHVLFPGQMHKWDIKEGTVGYQLMIERTFFERFAPYFRFSFTNYQNHPVIQLSQTAFELLHYEFDAIKNELKRSNFLTYLINARAAVIASIISREAEYAFTEFKVYQSNSRLAAFNMLIDEFFKQEKSVAFYAAKLNISANYLNVLCKKHLKISATQLIQQRVETEAKRLLESADLSIKQIAFELGFVDHAYFSNFFKSHTGISPTEFRKKR; encoded by the coding sequence ATGGATAAATCTGAAAGAAACCATTCTGTATCGGTGATCGGTATACAGGAATTTAGAGATGACCAATTCGCAGGCAATGTAGAGATTTTATTTAATGATCTACATGGAGCAAGAATTATTGAAAAACCTCATTCACATGATTTCTTTACTATCAGTTTATTCGAAAAGGCAAATGGAGTTCATTCTATCGATTCTATAGATTATCCTATTAGTGATTATCAGGTTCATGTATTATTTCCAGGACAGATGCACAAATGGGACATAAAGGAAGGAACAGTAGGTTATCAGCTTATGATTGAACGAACTTTTTTTGAAAGATTCGCGCCATATTTTAGATTTTCTTTTACCAATTACCAGAATCATCCCGTTATACAATTATCTCAAACTGCTTTTGAACTGTTACATTATGAATTTGATGCAATCAAAAATGAGCTGAAACGCTCAAATTTCCTGACCTATCTGATTAATGCGCGTGCAGCAGTTATAGCATCCATTATTAGTAGAGAAGCAGAATATGCTTTTACTGAATTTAAAGTGTATCAGTCCAATTCTCGATTAGCGGCTTTCAATATGCTCATAGATGAATTCTTCAAGCAGGAGAAATCTGTAGCATTTTATGCTGCCAAGCTAAATATTTCTGCTAATTACTTGAATGTCCTCTGTAAAAAGCATCTTAAAATATCTGCTACACAACTTATACAGCAGCGTGTAGAAACAGAAGCTAAAAGATTACTGGAAAGTGCCGATTTATCCATAAAACAAATTGCTTTTGAGCTGGGTTTTGTAGACCATGCTTACTTCTCTAATTTTTTTAAAAGCCATACAGGAATATCACCAACTGAATTTCGTAAAAAAAGATAA
- a CDS encoding DUF2490 domain-containing protein, which translates to MKNVSAKSKLLLAVVIFVVTFSKTYAQLSPPGLGEGKNAAWFAFGIRQSLDSLKQKESTTYIGYGLKSSPDENNPFSKMAILVINEEISNRYSKNWEYSYALSYRRSNNYDSEAPYEELNPAIEQEFRLYGRYSYITEGNGLKWKNTIRQEFRKFFNPDFSNTEENFQLRTRLKTQLSLDLGSTKTHHIIGGAEVLFAISKENEPEKEWSKFDYKESRLTLYYSLTPHEIPFIFDVGYMYNLIGKGFDISDVNYLAVDIIWKNPFGA; encoded by the coding sequence ATGAAAAACGTGTCTGCAAAAAGCAAATTGCTATTGGCAGTGGTCATTTTTGTGGTCACATTTAGTAAAACATACGCACAGTTAAGTCCACCAGGCTTAGGAGAAGGAAAAAACGCAGCTTGGTTTGCCTTTGGCATCAGACAGTCTTTAGATTCACTTAAACAGAAAGAATCGACAACTTATATAGGTTATGGATTAAAGAGTAGTCCAGATGAGAACAATCCATTTTCTAAAATGGCTATTCTGGTAATAAACGAGGAAATTTCCAATCGATACAGCAAGAATTGGGAATACTCGTATGCGTTAAGTTATAGACGATCCAATAATTATGACTCTGAAGCGCCTTATGAAGAATTGAATCCTGCAATTGAACAGGAATTTAGATTATACGGACGCTATTCTTATATCACAGAAGGCAACGGACTGAAATGGAAAAATACAATAAGACAGGAATTTAGAAAATTTTTCAATCCTGATTTTAGTAATACCGAAGAAAATTTTCAGTTACGTACTCGCCTCAAAACACAACTAAGCCTAGATTTAGGAAGCACTAAAACACATCATATTATAGGCGGAGCCGAAGTTCTTTTTGCAATAAGCAAAGAAAATGAGCCCGAGAAGGAATGGTCAAAATTTGATTATAAAGAAAGCCGACTCACACTTTACTACTCACTTACTCCACATGAAATTCCATTTATTTTCGATGTAGGTTATATGTATAACCTTATTGGTAAAGGATTTGATATTTCAGACGTGAATTATTTAGCCGTAGATATAATTTGGAAAAATCCTTTCGGAGCATAA
- a CDS encoding urease accessory protein UreD — protein MVSTLKIEIEERDGESFLRDAYVTQPFRIMPVGQYKSDGASYLMIMSSSPGILSGDVYDIQVNVKENARLQLQSQSYQRLFNMEGSASQIMNVTMEKGTSFSYVPHPVVPHEDSTFKSHNKIYIEDDCDLTISEIITCGRKHHGETFKYAHFQNLLEVYHHDRLVLKDNVLLRPDIMPLAAMGLLEGFTHQGTFVYLNTRNEDVKENIEFFFKELEGLENVAFGISELESNGFVIRILGNGGEQMFDFFRKVQDVLWEEKAVIQI, from the coding sequence ATGGTAAGTACCCTAAAAATAGAAATAGAAGAAAGGGATGGGGAATCATTTTTAAGAGATGCGTACGTGACACAGCCCTTCAGGATTATGCCTGTCGGACAGTACAAATCTGATGGAGCTTCGTATTTGATGATTATGAGTTCATCACCTGGAATTTTAAGCGGTGACGTTTACGATATTCAAGTGAATGTAAAAGAAAATGCTCGTTTGCAATTGCAGTCACAATCCTATCAGCGATTGTTTAATATGGAGGGTAGTGCTTCGCAAATCATGAATGTCACAATGGAAAAAGGAACATCTTTTTCGTATGTTCCTCACCCTGTGGTGCCTCATGAAGATTCAACATTTAAAAGTCATAATAAGATTTACATTGAAGATGACTGTGATTTGACGATTAGCGAAATTATTACCTGTGGACGTAAACATCACGGAGAAACTTTTAAATATGCTCATTTTCAAAACCTTTTAGAGGTTTATCATCACGATAGACTGGTTTTAAAAGACAATGTTCTCTTAAGACCAGATATTATGCCCTTAGCCGCGATGGGTTTGCTCGAAGGCTTTACCCATCAAGGAACTTTTGTTTATCTAAACACAAGGAATGAGGATGTGAAGGAGAATATCGAATTCTTTTTTAAAGAATTGGAAGGATTGGAAAACGTAGCATTTGGAATCAGTGAATTAGAATCAAATGGTTTTGTCATTAGAATTCTAGGAAATGGAGGAGAGCAAATGTTTGATTTCTTTAGAAAAGTGCAGGATGTGCTTTGGGAAGAAAAAGCAGTAATACAAATTTAA
- a CDS encoding helix-turn-helix domain-containing protein: MKNNPKLISNYEYKKFFLPDISTHNLFNNSNVQLYRIEKYLKKIVIPVNPYQTTFNFLIFVTKGYVKQQLETSVFEINANQALSIKQGNFTATLELSDDVEGFFVIYENEVITEISLTTGDLNFFYTSPFSILNPNKINWLIRLFELLEEELNQAEHINAITTSLLQSALLKIIRTENTTNKSLSRASFISFQFRELVQKNHIEHKNIDFYSNVLKISDNYLNKCVKETTGKAPKQWINEITIQHSQILLQDNSKEIAEIAFELHFQSPSYFSRMFKKVTGESPSEYRSQFLKH, encoded by the coding sequence ATGAAAAACAACCCTAAATTAATTAGTAATTATGAGTACAAGAAGTTCTTTCTTCCAGATATATCTACTCACAATCTATTTAATAATTCGAATGTACAATTGTATCGAATTGAAAAATATTTAAAGAAAATCGTAATTCCTGTTAACCCTTATCAAACCACTTTTAACTTTCTGATTTTTGTTACCAAAGGATACGTAAAACAGCAGTTGGAAACATCTGTTTTTGAAATCAATGCTAATCAAGCGCTTAGTATTAAACAAGGAAATTTTACGGCAACATTAGAACTTTCAGATGATGTTGAAGGCTTTTTTGTTATCTATGAGAATGAGGTCATTACTGAAATTTCATTAACAACAGGAGACTTAAACTTCTTTTACACTTCGCCTTTCTCTATTTTAAACCCTAATAAAATTAACTGGCTTATTCGTTTATTTGAATTGCTGGAAGAAGAATTAAACCAAGCTGAACATATTAATGCAATCACTACATCACTTCTTCAATCTGCATTATTAAAAATTATACGAACAGAAAACACTACGAACAAATCACTCAGCCGTGCAAGTTTTATCTCTTTTCAGTTTAGAGAATTGGTGCAAAAAAATCACATTGAGCATAAAAACATTGATTTTTATTCTAATGTACTAAAAATATCAGATAATTATTTGAACAAATGTGTTAAAGAAACCACAGGAAAGGCACCAAAACAATGGATAAACGAAATTACAATTCAACACAGCCAAATTCTTTTGCAAGATAATTCGAAAGAAATAGCAGAAATAGCATTTGAATTGCATTTTCAATCTCCTTCGTATTTTTCTCGCATGTTTAAAAAAGTGACAGGAGAGTCACCTTCTGAATATCGATCACAATTTTTAAAACATTAA